The following coding sequences lie in one Pseudoalteromonas sp. Scap06 genomic window:
- a CDS encoding Na+/H+ antiporter NhaC family protein: MHWYSILPPLIAIIIVFWRKEVIMALLVAVISSEFLLALQGEGNSVFTTFLNSIERIVAVASSPGNTRILIFSILIGALLAYIRESGGVAATVNLLMNKGVAKSKRQVGFLTMFTGVAVFIESNLSVLTSGILSRGLFDKFKMSRARLAYIIDSTSAPVCILILLNGWGAFVLGLLGNYELGESAVSVLWGSVGYNFYAIITLVIVFYTIAFDKVHGPMKVAEQKLELQTTELKEEVKGSKARFMLVPLLTLIVSMVGFMFYTGNGVLAEGSGSKSVLYATVLAIVVAYCLMIGSRQFTHHQLVDTGFKGMGELLPLVSIVLLSLTLGASLKELGTGVFVASLVGDYLPIYLIVPVLFLTGAVMSFTTGTSWGTFAILIPIGVPLIQALGLPPSLVVGAILGGGIFGDHCSPISDTSAVSAIASGCDLLTHVKTQLPYALVGGGLTFVAYLVTSLIVL, encoded by the coding sequence ATGCATTGGTATTCTATTTTGCCACCGCTGATTGCCATTATTATTGTGTTTTGGCGCAAAGAAGTCATTATGGCGCTGCTTGTTGCGGTAATTTCATCGGAATTTTTACTCGCATTACAAGGTGAAGGAAATAGCGTATTTACTACGTTTTTAAATAGCATTGAGCGCATAGTTGCTGTGGCCAGTTCTCCTGGTAATACCCGTATACTCATCTTTAGTATTTTAATAGGCGCCTTACTTGCCTATATTCGCGAATCTGGCGGTGTTGCTGCTACTGTTAATTTGCTGATGAACAAAGGCGTTGCTAAAAGTAAGCGCCAAGTGGGCTTTTTAACTATGTTTACCGGCGTTGCGGTATTTATAGAGTCAAACTTAAGTGTGCTTACCTCGGGTATTTTATCTCGCGGCCTGTTCGATAAATTTAAAATGAGCCGCGCGCGTTTAGCTTATATAATCGATAGCACCAGCGCCCCTGTATGTATTTTAATATTACTAAACGGCTGGGGTGCATTTGTACTGGGCTTGTTAGGTAATTACGAATTAGGCGAGTCGGCCGTATCGGTGCTGTGGGGCAGTGTAGGCTATAACTTTTACGCCATAATCACTCTGGTTATTGTTTTTTATACCATTGCGTTCGATAAAGTACATGGCCCAATGAAAGTAGCCGAGCAAAAACTAGAGCTACAAACAACCGAGCTAAAAGAAGAAGTAAAAGGCTCTAAAGCACGCTTTATGTTGGTGCCATTACTTACGCTGATTGTGAGCATGGTCGGTTTTATGTTTTATACCGGTAACGGCGTACTTGCCGAGGGCAGCGGTTCAAAATCAGTATTGTACGCCACCGTTTTAGCTATTGTTGTAGCCTATTGTTTAATGATTGGATCGCGCCAGTTTACCCACCACCAACTTGTTGATACCGGCTTTAAAGGCATGGGCGAATTACTCCCACTGGTAAGTATTGTATTGCTCTCGCTGACCTTGGGCGCAAGCTTAAAAGAGCTAGGCACAGGCGTGTTTGTGGCATCTTTGGTTGGCGATTACTTACCAATATATTTAATAGTGCCAGTACTGTTTTTAACCGGTGCGGTTATGTCGTTTACTACGGGTACATCGTGGGGCACGTTTGCCATCCTCATCCCTATTGGCGTACCGCTTATTCAAGCGCTTGGTTTACCGCCATCGCTGGTGGTAGGCGCTATTTTAGGTGGCGGGATATTTGGCGATCATTGTTCCCCTATATCCGACACCAGCGCAGTATCAGCCATCGCCTCGGGTTGTGATTTACTCACCCACGTTAAAACCCAATTACCGTATGCGTTAGTGGGCGGCGGCCTAACGTTTGTTGCTTACTTAGTAACGAGCTTAATTGTTTTGTAG
- the pbp4b gene encoding penicillin binding protein PBP4B, protein MYLNFSVLAKRTFFNALTITLCFIITGCSGASSAIKSQRPFIPNQIQSLANAQVIATFPESNPSSREYVNNRGTFKAYKGRGQLLLQNESALSADIYINNKKLALDTLQKNTEYAFNLGQYTHNGVNTFKVDNIQPANGSLTLRFAFATLNSSVAKTIDFSAVDKLIEKDVSAGFPGAVLAIIKAGKILKLTAYGDAKQYQQNDLMLLRPEPMQTNTLFDLASNTKIFATNFALMKLVSEGQLNINNRVSDYLTEYQGDGRELRQVKDLLTHKAGYPPVFDFHRKDTRYGEAFFSQASDTTKQLLLTSVPLASEPSAQHVYSDIDYMILGVLIERISGQPLDEYLEQHIYAPLKLNNTLFNPLKKGFNRQQFAATELSGNTRDGRIHFDNIRTNVLQGQVHDERAFYSLDGVAGHAGLFSNAPDLAVLCQVLLNKGGYGDKQIFNASSLAQFLTPQSTDETYGLGFRLAGNNQARRWHFGPYASPQAYGHTGWTGTVTVIDPAYDLAIVLLTNARHSPIKGSEKRYQFVGKNFETAQYGSIVSLIYEALLNQ, encoded by the coding sequence CTAATCAAATACAGAGCCTCGCTAATGCGCAAGTTATTGCTACCTTTCCTGAGTCCAACCCCAGTAGCCGAGAATATGTAAATAATCGTGGGACCTTTAAAGCATATAAAGGGCGAGGGCAATTATTACTACAAAATGAAAGTGCCTTAAGTGCCGATATTTATATTAATAATAAAAAGTTAGCGCTTGATACCCTGCAAAAAAATACTGAGTATGCCTTTAATTTAGGGCAGTACACTCACAACGGAGTTAATACTTTTAAGGTTGATAACATTCAACCAGCTAACGGTAGTTTAACTCTGCGATTTGCCTTTGCTACTCTAAATAGCTCAGTGGCTAAAACCATTGATTTTAGTGCGGTAGATAAGCTAATAGAAAAAGATGTAAGTGCGGGCTTTCCTGGTGCGGTATTAGCGATAATTAAAGCGGGTAAGATATTAAAATTAACCGCTTATGGTGATGCCAAGCAATATCAGCAAAATGACTTAATGTTGTTACGCCCAGAGCCCATGCAAACAAATACACTCTTTGATTTAGCCTCAAACACAAAAATATTTGCTACTAACTTTGCGTTAATGAAACTAGTAAGCGAAGGGCAATTAAACATAAATAACAGAGTGAGTGATTACCTAACAGAATACCAAGGCGATGGACGAGAGCTGCGCCAAGTTAAAGACTTACTCACTCATAAAGCCGGTTATCCGCCTGTGTTCGACTTTCATCGAAAAGACACCCGCTATGGCGAAGCTTTTTTTTCACAAGCCAGCGACACCACTAAACAATTACTACTTACCAGCGTACCACTAGCCAGTGAGCCAAGCGCTCAGCATGTTTACTCTGATATTGATTACATGATTTTAGGAGTTTTAATTGAGCGTATTAGCGGCCAACCGCTCGACGAATACCTAGAGCAGCATATTTACGCGCCTTTAAAGCTTAACAACACTTTATTTAACCCGCTTAAAAAAGGCTTTAATCGTCAGCAGTTTGCCGCCACGGAGCTAAGTGGAAATACCCGCGATGGCCGTATTCATTTTGATAATATTCGCACCAATGTACTGCAAGGGCAGGTACATGATGAGCGTGCTTTTTATTCACTTGATGGTGTAGCAGGCCATGCAGGACTATTTAGTAATGCCCCCGATTTAGCCGTTTTATGCCAAGTGTTGCTCAACAAGGGCGGTTACGGCGATAAGCAAATTTTTAATGCCAGTAGTTTGGCGCAGTTTTTAACCCCACAAAGTACCGATGAAACCTACGGCTTAGGTTTTCGTCTTGCAGGAAATAATCAAGCGCGGCGCTGGCACTTTGGCCCATATGCCAGCCCACAAGCTTATGGACACACAGGTTGGACTGGCACAGTAACTGTGATTGATCCCGCTTACGATTTAGCTATTGTTTTACTTACCAATGCACGCCATTCACCAATTAAAGGTAGTGAAAAACGTTATCAGTTTGTAGGTAAAAACTTTGAAACAGCTCAATATGGTTCTATTGTTTCATTAATTTATGAGGCGCTGTTAAATCAGTAA